One genomic window of Polyangium aurulentum includes the following:
- a CDS encoding NAD-dependent epimerase/dehydratase family protein translates to MKIAATGVTSGVGRRLAEVVRERGGELTGLVRDPDRLDARSLARLGVRLVRGDLLDRAALAETVRGADVLVHMAAHVGDAGTPADFERVNVGGTRAAIEAAAEAGVPHVVHLSSTAVYGRPDRGRVTEAWPTRIIGTPYEDTKTEAERLAFALGRDKGLGVIAIRPPVIYGPYDRNFLPRAYEALKRRRFVLIDGGRAPLNLVWVDHVVDVLLRAAERRDLGGEAFNVMDEVDGRPPSVREVAETIARAADLPAPRLSLPYTAAMAAAHALEKGFTLARARSLPPLTPFVVKILTRDVIYDASKAAAELGWAPRMRSLEGVERFARVIGRGVPVYERPSRPTSQTPSVE, encoded by the coding sequence CGGCGAGCTGACGGGCCTCGTGCGCGATCCCGATCGGCTCGACGCGCGGTCGCTCGCGCGGCTGGGCGTGCGGCTCGTGCGGGGCGACCTGCTCGATCGCGCGGCGCTCGCCGAGACGGTGCGGGGCGCGGACGTGCTCGTGCACATGGCCGCGCACGTGGGCGACGCGGGGACCCCGGCCGATTTCGAGCGCGTCAACGTGGGCGGCACGCGCGCGGCGATCGAGGCGGCGGCGGAGGCGGGCGTGCCGCACGTCGTTCACCTGTCGTCGACGGCGGTCTATGGCCGGCCCGATCGGGGCCGGGTGACCGAGGCGTGGCCGACGCGGATCATCGGCACCCCGTACGAGGACACCAAGACCGAGGCCGAGCGGCTCGCGTTCGCGCTCGGGCGTGACAAGGGCCTCGGCGTGATCGCGATCCGGCCGCCCGTCATCTACGGGCCCTACGATCGCAACTTCCTCCCCCGCGCGTACGAGGCCTTGAAGCGCCGGCGCTTCGTGCTGATCGACGGCGGGCGCGCGCCCTTGAACCTCGTGTGGGTCGATCACGTGGTCGACGTCCTCCTGCGCGCGGCCGAGCGGCGGGACCTCGGGGGCGAGGCGTTCAACGTGATGGACGAGGTCGATGGCCGGCCGCCCAGCGTGCGCGAGGTGGCCGAGACGATCGCCCGCGCCGCGGACCTGCCCGCGCCGCGTTTGTCCTTGCCGTACACGGCGGCGATGGCGGCGGCGCACGCGCTCGAGAAGGGTTTCACGCTCGCGCGGGCCCGATCGTTGCCGCCGCTCACGCCCTTCGTGGTGAAGATCTTGACCCGGGATGTGATCTACGACGCCTCCAAGGCGGCGGCGGAGCTGGGGTGGGCGCCGCGCATGCGCTCGCTCGAGGGGGTGGAGCGCTTTGCGCGGGTGATCGGGCGCGGGGTGCCGGTGTACGAGCGGCCTTCCCGGCCGACTTCCCAGACGCCCTCGGTGGAGTAG